Within Elizabethkingia sp. JS20170427COW, the genomic segment ACGCTATCTATATGATACTTACACGAACGAGAATGCATATTGATGGTGAATCTCGACTAATAGGGCAAAATTATTTTAAAACTTTCGTAAATGGATATTTTTTTAATATTCTAAATATTGGAGTTGTTTTGTTCTGGTTGGTTACCGTAATTTCTGTTCGGAAAAACTATCCAAGACCCGACGAGTTTTTACTTTATATAGGCATTGTAATTTCTACTTACCTCTTTATAGACGTATTGAAAATCCTATTAGCAAAGCAGTTTCATGATAAATTAAACGATAAAGTAGCCAATCTTATCCGCAGGTCAGTAGGTTTTATTTTATTGATATTTAGCGTATTTATTTTCCTTCAAAGTTTTAAAAAATTCAATCAATTTGATAAAAAACTTGAAGAGACAGGTTTTAAGAAAACCGAAAAAATCCAAACACAACCTTAATGAAAATGAAAGAAGTTATTTTTCCTAAAAAGATTAAAAATAAAGCAACAATAGCAGTAGTTACTCCTGCTGGAGCTATCGAGAAGGGACAGCTGGATACTACTTTGGTTTTTTTAAAAAAACAAGGATTCAAAATTGTATTAGGAGAACATGTATATGCTCAAAAAGATAAAGGATATATATATGGAGGTACCGAAAAGCAAAGACTAAAAGATTTGCAATGGGCTTTGGATGGGGATTTTGATGTCATTTGGACCACACGTGGTGGTTATGGCTGTGCTCATCTTCTTCAGCAGTTAGATTTAAAGAAATTTAAAAAGAAACCTAAATTTTTTATTGGTTATTCCGATGTTACCGTATTGCAGAGCTTATTATTGAAGAGTGGCTTTGGAAGCGTACATGGGCAGAGCATTAAGATGCCTTCGTCTGGAGTTTCTAGGGCTTCTTATGAAATGATTATCGATGTCCTAAAAGGAGAAAAACCTACCTATACCCTATCCGCAAACCAACGAAATAAAAAAGGTTGGGTTAAAGGTCAATTGGTGGGAGGAAATCTTGCCATGATTTACAGTTTAATGGGAACCGAATATCAGTTTGATTTCGCCGATAAGGTTCTTTTTATTGAAGATATAGGAGAAAACTTTTATGCTTTGGATAGAATGTTGATGAATTTAGAATTAGCAGGTGTTTTCAAGAAAATAAAAGGGCTTATTGTTGGAGGAATGACACAAATGGGAAATGAAAAAAACAATAAAAATTATCTTCAACCCTTTGATGCAACCGCTTATGATTTAATTGCCGAGAGATTGGAGAAATATGATTTCCCTATGGCTTTTGGGATGAGCAATGGACATATTTTTGATAATTTCCCATTATTGCTAGGAGCCGAAGTACAGTTAGAAGTTAAGAAAAAGGTAAAAATTAGTTTTAAATAAAATGGCCAACCATAATGATTTTGGTAAGGAAGCTGAGCAAAGAGCAGTAACATTTTTACAGCAAAATCATTTTCAGATTTTAGCCAGAAATTGGAGGTTTCAAAAAGCAGAAATAGATATTATTGCTCGTAAGGGAAATACCATACACATTGTAGAAGTTAAAGCCCGAAGCAGTGATTTTTTTATTTCTCCTGAGGAAGCTGTTGATACTAGAAAAATCAAGCTTTTAATCTCCGCTGCAGATGCTTATTTACAAAATATGGAAGAGAACGATGTGGAAGTTCAATTCGATATTATCAGCATTATTGCTCATTCTGGACAATTTAAAATCGATTATATGGAAGACGCCTTTAACAGTATAGATTAAATGAAAACAGTAGTAATAACAGGAGCCACTTCAGGGATAGGAAAGGCAACAGCAGCTAGGTTAGCACAAGAAAACTTTAGACTTATCCTTTGCGGAAGACGCTCTAATATTTTAAAAGATCTTCAACAACAACTTTCCGAATATACCGAAGTATATACATTGTCTTTTGATGTGCGCGATCAAAAAGCCGTTCAGCAAGCTTTTGAGAGTCTTCCTGAAGAATGGAAAACAATAGATATACTCATCAATAATGCGGGGAATGCTCATGGATTAGATCCTCTTTCCGCAGGTAAGATAGAAGATTGGGATACGATGATGGATGGCAATGTAAAAGGATTATTGTACGTTTCTAATGCATGCATTCCACAGATGAAGGAAAGAAAATCTGGGCATATAGTTAACATTAGTTCAGTAGCAGGCCTGCAAACTTATAGTAATGGTGTGGTGTATTGTGCCTCTAAAAAAGCCGTACAAGCAATTAGCGAAGGGATGAGACTGGAGCTTACAGAGTTCGGAATAAAAGTATCGGATATTGCCCCTGGAGCCGTGGAAACAGAGTTTTCTAAAGTACGATTTAAAGGAGATGAGGAAAGAGCAGCCACTGTATATGCAGGATACCAAGCTTTACAAGCAGAAGATATAGCAGATACAATTTCTTATATTGTAAATGCTCCAAAACATGTTACAATAGCAGCATTAACCATTTATCCTGCTGCACAGTCCTCCCCGACTACTATCCATAGATCACAAGAATCAAAATAAAGGAAAGAGGTTAGACAAATAAGTTTAACCTCTTATTTCTTAACTTTGTAGGATAAAAAAATAGATAATGAATATTTTATATCTAGAAACTTCTTCTAAAAATTGCTCGGTAGCTATTTCCGAGGATGATCAATTGCGATGTGTGTGCGAGGAAGTTTCAGAGAACTATAAACAGTCCGAGAGTCTTCATACCTTTGTAGAATGGGCTTTAGAAGGTGCTGGGATCAGCTTAAAAGATATCGATGCGGTGTGCTTAGGAAAAGGACCAGGGTCTTATACAGGATTAAGAATAGGAGCTGCTTCGGCAAAAGGATTTTGTTTTGGACTAGGAGTACCTTTGGTA encodes:
- a CDS encoding LD-carboxypeptidase — encoded protein: MKEVIFPKKIKNKATIAVVTPAGAIEKGQLDTTLVFLKKQGFKIVLGEHVYAQKDKGYIYGGTEKQRLKDLQWALDGDFDVIWTTRGGYGCAHLLQQLDLKKFKKKPKFFIGYSDVTVLQSLLLKSGFGSVHGQSIKMPSSGVSRASYEMIIDVLKGEKPTYTLSANQRNKKGWVKGQLVGGNLAMIYSLMGTEYQFDFADKVLFIEDIGENFYALDRMLMNLELAGVFKKIKGLIVGGMTQMGNEKNNKNYLQPFDATAYDLIAERLEKYDFPMAFGMSNGHIFDNFPLLLGAEVQLEVKKKVKISFK
- a CDS encoding LysE family translocator; its protein translation is MLELIFSAIGLGVMLSLVFIGPIFFLLIETSFSRGPRHALSLDLGVVLADITCIIASYFFSHDLVDIIDQYPSFYKITAFLIFIYAIYMILTRTRMHIDGESRLIGQNYFKTFVNGYFFNILNIGVVLFWLVTVISVRKNYPRPDEFLLYIGIVISTYLFIDVLKILLAKQFHDKLNDKVANLIRRSVGFILLIFSVFIFLQSFKKFNQFDKKLEETGFKKTEKIQTQP
- a CDS encoding YraN family protein; translated protein: MANHNDFGKEAEQRAVTFLQQNHFQILARNWRFQKAEIDIIARKGNTIHIVEVKARSSDFFISPEEAVDTRKIKLLISAADAYLQNMEENDVEVQFDIISIIAHSGQFKIDYMEDAFNSID
- a CDS encoding SDR family NAD(P)-dependent oxidoreductase; the protein is MKTVVITGATSGIGKATAARLAQENFRLILCGRRSNILKDLQQQLSEYTEVYTLSFDVRDQKAVQQAFESLPEEWKTIDILINNAGNAHGLDPLSAGKIEDWDTMMDGNVKGLLYVSNACIPQMKERKSGHIVNISSVAGLQTYSNGVVYCASKKAVQAISEGMRLELTEFGIKVSDIAPGAVETEFSKVRFKGDEERAATVYAGYQALQAEDIADTISYIVNAPKHVTIAALTIYPAAQSSPTTIHRSQESK